AGATCTTACGAAGCGTCGTGTTTCCATCTGCGCAAatgaaaaagagttatgatgTGAGTGCATGAATGTGTGTTCAGGGAAACACATTTGGTGATGAATGAATCTTATGCTCACCTacgttgcatttatttgatcaaaaatatagcaaaaaaaatgaaaatatttttgcaatttcaaGGTATTGttctctatgtgaatatctgtataagtgtaatgtatttctgtgatgctccgctgtattttcagcatcattcctccactcttcagtgtcacatgatcttcagaaatcatgaaattatgatgatttactgctcaagaaacatttctgaatattaccaatgttgaaattattattattttttttttttgtgcaaaccatgacacattttatttttcaggattgaATAAAAAGTAAGTAAGTTTATTTGAAATCTTAAAACTGTAATTGTCTTTGTTGTAAATTGAATCTtgcctttgtttctttctttcaaaaacagaaaaatcGTGCTTTTGAACAATagcgtgtttttaaatatttctataaatgattaaagttttattttatggttAGTCTAAGTCTGTAATAATTATATCTAGCTTTATTTGAAATCTCTAAAAAAATATCTATTAAGTTTCCACgtagactttatttatttattttttttatttttattttttagttaatttcTTCCTAAATGTTTTGCAATGACAAAGAtgtttttataattgaaaaattaATGTGTGCATATTAAAAGTGTGCAATTTCTTTGCAACTATCAGCACCAAGTggaacaaaataatgaaaaataaacctaACAGTTGCTTCCAGAAGTCGTATTGTCCCTCAAGCTCACGTCATTGATTGAGTAATAATCTGGCATGTCGTGTCgctcaaacaaacagatcaaTGTCATGAAAGCGTCAGTGTTTCACTCTTCAGCCAAACTGCTGAGACTCTGAACATTAAACCGACATGATGCAAACTAGTTGAACATTAAATGCATgacacacttcacttttaaaaGGATATTCCAGGATATGGACGATGGGATTAAAATAGAGTAAAAGAATCAGAGCACCATGCACAGATGTTTTCTTACTTGTATTCTGGATGCTGCGCAGGCCGTGTGTGAACTCATTGTACTTTTTGTTTGTGCTGGTTGACTCCTGAAAGTTAAAAGCAATGTTGTCTTAACTTTTCATTATACTAATTCAAAAATCATCGCTGAGCAAACCGAACAAGCTTATATTTCTTGATTTTAAAGCGCAAGTGTTTCACACCTCGTAGAAGAATCCCAGCACGGCGACTCCAGAAGGATCTTTGAGTGCATCTTCAAGTCTGTCGTATCTTTGTTTCATGTGCACTATAtgcagctggagagagagaatACACATGATAATACATGTTCTTGTACttttgtttatttgcaaaaaattttttttataataataaaagttaagaaatatataaataaataataacttttttttattttttttttttttattttttttttttatttttttttttcgttgaagTAAAACTATGGAAAGTGGCTGGAAACTCACATTATGTAATGTGTTTCTCTAATGCATGTTGGCTACAATTATTgtcacccctagaaattcttcaGAGTAAAGTATATTCCcgttcatatttacattttttagggTGAGCATGACATTCTTCAGCTATGACTTCCTGTTCCACTGGtttataaatatgaggaacacaaaggccaaatACCCTTaactatttacatttagtcattttgtagaCACGTTTTtttccaaaacgacttacaattgggggatgcataaagcgattcttcttcaagaggcaaacagacacaggaagtgcttgtaaacCAAGGTTTAGACATTGTTCAAGCACAAGctagaacaaaaataataaaaacaattttttaaggatgaagccaagtagtttcgaaagagatgaattttcagctgtcgcttgaaaattgtcagggattcagaaTTCCGGATAAGGGTTGGGAAGATGATTCCGAGAGCCAGGATCATCCATcacaaagaaaaacagacaaGATTCCCATTTCCACCTtcaataattaactttttaagaacaaaaattagatttattttattagattttttaaaaatgttatggggtttcgAATGAAAACATGACTTTCTGTTACGAAAcagggaaagcatgtttattactCATTTTGGGAGACATAACAAATGagggaaagaaattatatttcagttttctattaaatgttatatatcatTATGAAAAGCTCGTCAgttattactcccattattacacttcttttttcatgttGCCCCAAAatcacattaatatgcaaattagattttagtttattgatacattgtatataatgagAAAACCAATTTATGGTCATATTACatacattttgcagaaagaaaaatggtatattgAATGTTTCTGTTATAATATAGTTGTGAATCATCTTTATACaatgtttggtaaaaaaaaaaaaataaagtttgaaaactaaaaatgtattggtgattttaaaaaaaatctactttttttttaccttttttatgctctaaacaatgtaaAGACATGGAAGAAACGATCTTTTTTCTCGGGTCATACGAGGTTGAGAAGTTACAACTAAAGATATTACGAATCTGCTTGGAAGAGGGTGTGTGTCTCTATTGTCCTAATGCGCGGCGAGGAGGAGAGATTTAGGGGCCAAAGACTCCCCGAGGATCACAGCTGAAGAATCACACACAGATTAGTTGAGTCTCGGGGTCAGAAAGCCTCTACATCAACATGTTGTTCAGGAGGGTTTCGAGAAAAATCCTTTCTACTCAAACTCCAGCATACTCAGACGTCAGAGGAGTTCGGTGCAAACAGGGGTTTTCTGTCACTGTTTGGatgtaataaaacaatgaaagatATATCTTCTGTCACAGACAAATAATTCTAACCTTGATATCAGGATTATGCAAAAATAATGTCATGCATGTGAAAATCTGTGGCTCAGATCCAGACAGGAATCGTGTGTCTGTGGAGAATACAAGACTTCTTCACCGTACAaacagttttcaaaacaaaaatgcaccaaaatgcatcatattttgtgGGAAAGAGTGACGAACTCCAggaaaacagacactattttttAAGTCAGCTGCACACAATGAGTGAGAAACGAGTATTGGATTAGTCTTACCTCCATAGGATACTGCTCTCCATCGATGGTGTGTTCAGATCCAGGACCTCCGTTGTTGCCCCAGTGGAGGTGAAACTGCACGGCTTTGTACGTTTCTTCCAGGTTTCCTCCAGACACTGTGGCTGTGATGGGTATATTGACCTGAACTGAGGTGGAAAACACAACATTACAGTCCAGCGTCACACAGAacactttgtttcttcatcagttttggagaaatgcagcattgcgtcagtgtctcgccaatggatgctctgcagtgaatgggtgccgtcagaatgagagtccaaacagctgataaatacacaTATTGACACAtgtgtttaaacgctgcttgatctgtgcagatttctctcctgattgagaacactttttcactggaggaagtgttattatggattatagattaAAACGTCTTCATGCTGGATTCGTTTTTagtgttttgtcttctccagatgttaactgatggactggaagaagtgttttattgtgatgtttttatcagctgtctggactctcgctctggcggcacccattcgcttgctgagacactgatgcgatgctacatttctccaaatctgatgaaggaaCAAACTATATTAGTTGCTCAGTCTAAAACATTTCATGAGCTCAGCAGAGCGTGACAAAAGAGACATTTCCAGCTCCACGCTCCACGTCAGAGTAGATTAGTTTAGTTTTTGTCTTCAGCTGCGGTTCTTGTCCAGTTTGCAGTTTTACCCGAGTGGCCATTGTTCTTCATGGTGCTGTCGAACACGGTCTGGTAGCCGGTGAATCTGAAAGGCGTCAGGCGTTCATCCAGCACGGTTTTCTTTGTCACTATGTTGATTGGTGACTGTCTGCTCTCCCCACAGTCTTTATTGACAAGTTTCCATTGGTCCGGTCCTTAGAGCAACATGGAGAAGTTACAGCACGTTAGATTTAGTTTAGCCACGTGTCTAGAATGGCATGTTAAGATGCTCAACGTACCTTTACAGTGGGACGGACAGCTCACTTGTGTCTGGTAGCACCAGTCTGTATGAATATAAAAGTATTGGAatgatttatgctttttttttttttttggtgcaatttaatgcatcttttgttAGTCAATAATCAATCATACTAGATCTTCTAGACAGACAAATTTTctcaaacatttcaaattttttacatgtcattttttattaataatgcagtaaaacagtaaaattgataaatattattccaatttaaaacactgttttctgtgtgaatatctgttaaagtgtaatttatttctgtgatgctccgctgtattttcagcatcattcctccagtcttcagtgtcacatgatcttcagaaatcatgaaaatatgatgatttggtgttTAATTACTATCATTTATTATTAGTGGTCAGTTATTACAttgattttgtgttttttcttattatcatagttgaaaatataaatatttaaaacattataaaattaattactgtcactttaaaaaaatgtgatgtgtttTTCCCCCCTGAATAAaattatgaatgtgtttttatttttctcactgcaaacttttgaatgttaatcTATCTAAATCACAGTTTTAGCAGCACATCTGTCgtcgacattgataataatcagaaatgtttcttaagcgacaattagaatgatttctgaagaacaagcggagtaatgatgatgaaaatccagatttgatcacagaaataaattactcttTAACAGACATTGacacagaaaacatatttttaaattgcagtaatattttacaattttttttgcatttactgtatttttgatcaaataaattcgcccttggtaagcagaagagacttctttcaaatacataacaaatttgaatcatttcaaacttttgaccgataaTATATTAAACAAGTTATTAATTCTAATGACTTCATTCTATTGCCTCGTCCAGCAGGAAAACCTCTCCCTGCCGCTCACAATGAGCACAGACAACATTGAATTGTTCGGAGAATTGTTGATAATGACAAAACTATCTTCAGATTCTTAACAGAAGTAGTAACGGGATGTTTTGAAGTGTCTCAGGCAACTTCTCAAGAAGTTACTCAGTCATGATAGTTTTCATGACCCCTGCATCTCCTTTTCCTTCACAACGAGATCCTGTTATTTCAGAAATTAAAGAGACATGTCACTGATGACCCAAATATGTTTTAGCTTGGAAGCTGCTCTTGGTTCTTGCTTGTTTTGCGTTTGAGTCTTAGATGTTTCTTCTAAAATCACTTCGGAGGATGAGTCGATTATTGTTACACAGTAAGACAAATGAACGTGGAGCACCTTTGAGATCAATTCaggagaaatgtttgagttcagttgcacatgttgctaaaaaaaagaggtttaaaaTGACCCTTTAGGTTAAAATACATGTCACACAGTTGAGGAAGGTCATTTCTAATGCAAGTGATATTTCTCTTCTGCAAAGacattattcattcataaattaatttgatGAGCTTTCTTTGCCCTCTTTGTCAGAATGAGCTCATATGATCTTTGTATTGACACTGatgacaaacatttcattaaaggaAAGAATGACTAGGTTTCTTTGTgttaaaaactaacaaaacacttACTTCTGATTGTGACTCGTGTGTTTCAGTGACTTATTACTGATTTAATGAAATAGATAATGATCATATTTAATAGATTTAACTCTGTTAAGTGTGCaataaatgtctatttttaattataatatcagCCCATTTGCATGTTCACATCCATTAAAAACTGACGATTTATatagaataaaaacaacaaattctGCCTAAAACgaaattattaaaatgtcttgtttttacCATCTCTTTATACATTTACTcagatttttacatatatattatacattttttcttcTGAGAATTTGTGTCTCAGAAAATTAACTAAAAtcagaaataataaattaataataaataataataaaaaataataaaaataaaacattacgatttattatagaataaaaacaacaaattctGCCTAAAACgaaattattaaaatgtcttgtttttacCATCTCTTTATACATTTACTcagatctttatatatatattatacattttttcttctgaaaatttGTGTCTCAGAAAATTAACTAAAAtcagaaataataaattaataataaataataaaaaaaattataaaaataaaacattacgattaatgtattttaattgcaCATGAAATTTCCATGCATTTGCTTAACATAAACTAAAAAATCTGATGCACATTTTTCAAGTCATAATTcagtaataatactaataaactgAATGGGTTTTAAACGCATAtcattaataaatacagtttgtTCCAACCTCATAACTGAATATTGCTTGTTCCAGAGCTAGTCATAATTGAACCATGCTAATACTTTTTAACCTAATAACAGAAAAACAGATTTAAGctgacagtttttgttttgtccagctgtatttactcttaTAACATCGATGTGAAAGATATAGCACCAACATGTAATAGAAAATGATCACCCCCTCCTAAAAACCAGGTGTATCTAATCACCTTCTCAAGGACACACAAAGCCTGTGATCATCTGTGCTCATTTCCATCAGCTCAGCATTAAACACGCTTTCATTGAAGtttttcagtccttggtagtgcaactgaagcaaaccatCATCTATGAGTGACAAGACACTGTCAGAAGATCTCTGGGATAAAGATAGAGACAACAACATTTCAAAGGCTTTATCAACACCTAGgagcacagtgaagtctattattcagaagtggaaggtatttggttCAACACGGACCATCCCTGGATCAGGACCACGCTCCAAACTGATGAAAGAGAGACGATCGAGAGACCTACAGCGactctgaagcagctgcaggagTTTATGACAAAGAGTGTTCATTGTGTGCATGTAATAACAATATCATAAATCATCCACCAATCTGGCTTGTATGGAAAAAACTCACTCCTCGAGAAAGGCCCCGTGCGATCATAACTGAGCTTTGCCGAAAcacaccttgaagattctgaggcagatgagactatAACTGAATTATTGGCCTAAACACCAAATGATATTTCTGGTGgaactccaatccagagctcagCATCCAGAGAACAGCGTCCCTATATTAAAGCATGGAGCCGGTGATGTCCTGTTCTGGGACTGAAGCACTCGTCATAATGAAACATGGACGGACCAGAAAGCTGTCAATGGgaacaatgacccaaagcacacagaaCTGTTCAATTCAAGCTGCAAAATGTGATTATGTTAAAGGTGGGTTGATTCTTTTCAAtacccaatgtgtgtgtgtgtgtgtgtgtgtgtatacctttatgaaaaaaaagttaattcaagtgtgctattagtatacttcttttaaactaaaaatacgAAAGTAtga
The sequence above is drawn from the Carassius auratus strain Wakin chromosome 5, ASM336829v1, whole genome shotgun sequence genome and encodes:
- the LOC113070731 gene encoding carbonic anhydrase 4 codes for the protein MYHYIRDEPPLRGSDLVGCHCWSHRTFTMRCLLSAVLLPLLLRPCTGADWCYQTQVSCPSHCKGPDQWKLVNKDCGESRQSPINIVTKKTVLDERLTPFRFTGYQTVFDSTMKNNGHSVQVNIPITATVSGGNLEETYKAVQFHLHWGNNGGPGSEHTIDGEQYPMELHIVHMKQRYDRLEDALKDPSGVAVLGFFYEESTSTNKKYNEFTHGLRSIQNTNGNTTLRKISLNQLILPEANMTNYYRYDGSLTTPGCTEAVVWTVFENPIPLDIQQLKSFNDLKFKDGSPMVGTFRPIQPRNGRVVYRSSGVAVIASVILILASISAALGLSRPN